In a genomic window of Cuculus canorus isolate bCucCan1 chromosome Z, bCucCan1.pri, whole genome shotgun sequence:
- the LOC128850440 gene encoding zinc finger protein 541-like, with protein MAFSRCRKDFYRIQKKVQTKSVAQCVEYYYTWKKKLVFDRLRAKAKAQRRKAERDQPQHPKEKAVASPGKCRRVATESTGTPSSDASQPPSHAGSGDALQGFPCPECGRVFAKINGRNAHMKRHCPEEDLDYLRKVRWPLKRPKTEPKAEESRMLMAFESGDSPARKRQ; from the exons ATGGCTTTCTCCAGATGCCGGAAAGATTTCTACCGCATCCAGAAGAAG GTGCAGACCAAGTCCGTAGCCCAGTGTGTGGAGTATTACTACACCTGGAAGAAGAAGTTGGTGTTTGACCGCCTCCGTGCCAAAGCTAAAGCACAGAGGCGCAAGGCAGAGAGGGATCAGCCGCAACACCCAAAGGAAAAG GCTGTCGCCAGCCCCGGGAAGTGCCGTCGAGTAGCAACAGAGAGCACAGGCACCCCCTCCAGTGATGCCAGCCAGCCTCCATCTCACGCGGGAAGCGGAGACGCTCTGCAGGGTTTTCCATGCCCAGAGTGCGGAAG GGTGTTTGCCAAGATAAATGGCCGCAACGCCCACATGAAGCGTCATTGCCCGGAGGAGGACCTGGATTACCTCCGGAAGGTCCGCTGGCCGCTGAAGCGCCCAAAAACGGAGCcgaaggcagaagaaagcaggaTGCTGATGGCCTTCGAGAGCGGAGACAGCCCGGCTCGCAAGCGGCAATGA